In Entelurus aequoreus isolate RoL-2023_Sb linkage group LG13, RoL_Eaeq_v1.1, whole genome shotgun sequence, a genomic segment contains:
- the LOC133663128 gene encoding mucin-1-like isoform X3, whose translation MMVCIYYYYIYTPSVAQAHDFMEVIIDDDLSPSLVEPSTPQSVSAPKAEATPTPSQPSEAESEEEDEVAPAKPKRSKTERHTRVGAGGRPAADPLGGPEAPPGGRGAAGTHPAPAGDADPAALGTLPAGLGGDASGQGDGGLPAEGAAGLHQHLQPGLPGHGGPAAATPGPAVNLQEPAGGSTALQEPAGGSTAGTYRGQHCRNQLEPAGGSTALQEPAGGSTALQEPAGDSTALHCRNQQGAALHCRNQQGPALHCTAGTSRGQHCTALQEPAGGSTALQEPAGGSTALQCQRKMLMVLRCLLVYICTELFYTLELITHVKHVTLSGKILF comes from the exons atgatggtatgtatttattattactatatatatacaccttctgTGGCACAGGCACACGACTTCATGGAGGTCATCATTGATgatg ACTTAAGTCCGTCTTTGGTGGAGCCCTCCACCCCCCAAAGCGTCTCGGCCCCGAAGGCAGAAGCCACGCCCACGCCGTCCCAGCCGTCGGAGGCGGAGTCTGAGGAGGAAGACGAGGTGGCGCCGGCCAAGCCCAAACGCAGTAA GACCGAGAGGCACACGCGAGTCGGAGCTGGTGGCCGTCCTGCAGCGGATCCACTCGGCGGACCTGAGGCACCACCGGGTGGACGAGGCGCAGCAGGAACGCATCCTGCGCCTGCAGGAGATGCAGATCCAGCAGCGCTCGGAACACTTCCAGCTGGCCTTGGAGGAGATGCGTCTGGCCAGGGAGATGGAGGTCTCCCTGCGGAGGGAGCAGCTGGACTCCACCAACACCTTCAACCAGGCCTTCCTGGGCATGGTGGGCCAGCTGCTGCAACGCCCGGCCCAGCAGTGAACCTGCAGGaaccagcagggggcagcactGCACTGCAGGaaccagcagggggca GCACTGCAGGAACCTACAGGGGGCAGCACTGCAGGAACCAGCTGGaaccagcagggggcagcactGCACTGCAGGaaccagcagggggcagcactGCACTGCAGGAACCAGCAGGGGACAGCACTGCACTGCACTGCAGGaaccagcagggggcagcactGCACTGCAGGAACCAGCAGGGACCAGCACTGCACTGCACTGCAGGaaccagcagggggcagcactGCACTGCACTGCAGGaaccagcagggggcagcactGCACTGCAGGaaccagcagggggcagcactGCACTGCAGTGTCAGAGGAAGATGCTGATGGTCCTAAGATGTCTTCTTGTATATATTTGTACAGAACTTTTCTACACTTTGGAATTGATCACACATGTTAAACATGTGACTCTCAgtggaaaaatacttttttaa